One Amycolatopsis thermophila DNA segment encodes these proteins:
- a CDS encoding NAD(P)-dependent alcohol dehydrogenase, whose amino-acid sequence MDDSMKVAVLHGIHDIRIEERPVPRPAPDEVLIRVSSVGTCGSDVHYYEHGRIGDFVVEQPLVLGHEPSGVVVARGRDAHRHEIGARVALEPGVPCSVCAECKAGRYNLCPRMRFFGTPPVDGAFCEYVVLREDFAHPVPDTLSDDAAALLEPLSVGVWASRKSRIAPGSRVLITGAGPIGLVATQTARAFGASEVVVTDVNPRRLRVAEELGATGTIDVSRDSLADAGFTPDVLLECSGVPAAAAQAIRTVGRAGRVVLVGMGGDELPLPLSHVQNSEIEVTGTFRYANTWPTAIALAAGEVDLDALVTHRFGLDEVEQALTVAAKDDSVIKAVVRA is encoded by the coding sequence GTGGACGACTCGATGAAGGTCGCGGTGCTGCACGGGATCCACGACATCCGGATCGAAGAGCGGCCCGTTCCGCGGCCCGCGCCGGACGAGGTCCTGATCCGCGTCTCCTCCGTCGGCACCTGCGGGTCGGACGTGCACTACTACGAGCACGGCCGGATCGGCGACTTCGTCGTGGAGCAACCCCTGGTCCTCGGGCACGAGCCCAGCGGGGTCGTCGTCGCCCGCGGCCGGGACGCGCACCGGCACGAGATCGGCGCGCGCGTCGCGCTCGAACCGGGCGTGCCGTGCTCGGTGTGCGCCGAGTGCAAGGCCGGCCGCTACAACCTCTGCCCGCGCATGCGGTTCTTCGGCACGCCGCCGGTCGACGGCGCGTTCTGCGAGTACGTGGTGCTGCGTGAGGACTTCGCGCACCCGGTCCCCGACACCCTGAGCGACGACGCGGCCGCTCTGCTCGAACCGCTGTCCGTGGGCGTGTGGGCGAGCCGGAAGTCGCGCATCGCGCCCGGCAGCCGCGTCCTGATCACCGGCGCGGGCCCGATCGGCCTGGTCGCCACGCAGACCGCCCGCGCCTTCGGGGCGAGCGAAGTCGTGGTCACCGACGTGAACCCGCGCCGCCTGCGGGTCGCCGAGGAGCTGGGCGCGACGGGCACCATCGACGTCTCGCGCGACAGCCTCGCCGACGCCGGTTTCACCCCGGACGTGCTGCTGGAATGCTCCGGCGTGCCGGCCGCGGCCGCGCAGGCGATCCGCACGGTCGGGCGCGCGGGGCGGGTCGTGCTCGTCGGCATGGGCGGCGACGAACTGCCGCTGCCGCTGTCGCACGTGCAGAACTCCGAGATCGAGGTCACCGGCACGTTCCGGTACGCCAACACCTGGCCGACGGCGATCGCGCTCGCCGCGGGCGAGGTCGACCTGGACGCGCTCGTCACCCACCGCTTCGGCCTGGACGAGGTCGAGCAGGCGCTGACCGTCGCCGCGAAGGACGACTCGGTGATCAAGGCGGTCGTGCGTGCCTAG